One Pseudomonas rhizophila DNA window includes the following coding sequences:
- a CDS encoding ShlB/FhaC/HecB family hemolysin secretion/activation protein: protein MSSPLLWARLCVALLCLSPLPLAHAAPTPGETDLIRERQNRLLEEQRQRLEELKDLPGKAEKPAQPTAPADARCFPIKTIELKGADSLSASEREALLKPYIGQCLGVTQLNELLKVITDRYIEKGLVTSRAYLPQQDLSGGHLSVLVVEGRLEGLKGAENSKLSDRELAMAFPGKTGELVNLREIEQMVDQLNRLPSNQAKMELTPGQNVGGSEVRVTNEVQKPWRAGLSRSNDGQRSTGEQQWGTSFEWDSPLGLADQLMLRGGHDAMTDHQHTSNNAMLYYNLPFGWWNVSYTYSRSEYRSQIPANGFNFKQTGDSQNHQLRVERVIHRDALSKTSLNTGLAYLRTNNFIEDSKLDVSSNRLSEGQFGINHGRRVGSAFVNLDLGVQQGIGAFDAQGDHDPGPGQADARYRKYTATVSYLQPFKLWGESFSFSSLMTGQRSEDVLFSPQRMSLGGQSSIRGYKDQSLSGDSGGYWRNDLRWSRPVTLEWWRPVFAEYGTSLGYDQGVIRGGRYNDDQHGRMSSNSLELFARGQHLSASVTFAHSLERPDALTEREAPIYFRVDVFL, encoded by the coding sequence ATGTCCTCCCCCTTACTTTGGGCGAGGTTGTGCGTAGCTTTGCTGTGCCTTTCTCCGCTTCCCCTTGCTCACGCTGCCCCCACCCCCGGCGAAACCGACCTTATCCGCGAGCGTCAGAACCGCTTGCTCGAAGAGCAGCGTCAACGTCTGGAAGAACTCAAGGACTTACCCGGCAAGGCGGAGAAACCGGCCCAGCCAACAGCGCCTGCCGATGCCCGATGTTTCCCCATCAAGACCATCGAACTAAAGGGCGCCGACAGTCTGTCGGCCAGTGAGCGGGAAGCGTTGCTCAAACCTTACATCGGCCAATGCCTGGGCGTGACGCAGCTCAATGAACTGCTCAAAGTCATCACCGATCGCTACATCGAAAAAGGCCTGGTCACCAGCCGGGCCTATTTACCGCAGCAGGATTTGTCCGGCGGGCATTTAAGCGTGCTGGTGGTCGAAGGGCGGCTAGAAGGCTTGAAGGGCGCCGAGAACAGCAAGCTCTCGGACCGTGAATTGGCGATGGCCTTTCCTGGCAAGACCGGCGAGTTGGTCAACCTGCGAGAGATCGAGCAGATGGTCGATCAGCTCAATCGCCTGCCATCGAATCAGGCGAAGATGGAGCTGACCCCCGGCCAGAACGTCGGTGGCAGTGAAGTGCGCGTCACCAACGAAGTACAAAAGCCCTGGCGTGCCGGGCTGTCGCGTAGCAACGACGGCCAGCGCAGCACCGGCGAGCAGCAGTGGGGCACCAGTTTTGAGTGGGACAGCCCGCTGGGCTTGGCCGACCAGTTGATGTTGCGCGGTGGTCACGATGCGATGACCGACCACCAACACACCTCCAACAACGCCATGCTCTATTACAACTTGCCTTTTGGCTGGTGGAACGTCAGCTACACCTACAGTCGGAGCGAGTACCGCTCGCAGATCCCGGCCAACGGTTTCAACTTCAAGCAGACCGGCGACAGCCAGAACCATCAGTTGCGAGTCGAACGGGTGATTCACCGCGACGCCCTGAGCAAGACGTCTCTCAACACCGGCCTGGCCTACCTGCGCACCAATAACTTCATTGAAGACAGCAAACTGGACGTCAGCAGCAATCGCCTGAGTGAAGGGCAGTTCGGCATCAACCATGGCCGACGGGTCGGCAGTGCTTTCGTCAACCTGGACCTGGGTGTGCAGCAAGGCATCGGCGCTTTCGATGCCCAGGGCGATCACGATCCGGGTCCCGGCCAGGCCGACGCCCGTTATCGCAAATACACCGCTACCGTCAGCTACCTGCAACCGTTCAAGTTGTGGGGCGAATCGTTCAGTTTCAGCAGCCTGATGACCGGCCAGCGCAGCGAGGACGTGCTGTTCAGCCCCCAGCGCATGAGCCTGGGCGGGCAATCGTCGATTCGTGGCTACAAGGACCAGTCGCTATCCGGCGACAGCGGTGGTTATTGGCGCAACGACCTGCGCTGGAGCCGCCCGGTGACGCTGGAGTGGTGGCGCCCGGTGTTCGCTGAATACGGCACCAGCCTCGGTTACGACCAAGGCGTGATTCGTGGCGGCCGCTACAACGACGACCAGCACGGGCGCATGTCGAGCAATTCTCTGGAGTTGTTCGCCCGCGGCCAGCACCTGAGCGCCAGCGTCACCTTCGCCCATTCCCTGGAACGCCCGGATGCCCTGACCGAGCGCGAAGCGCCGATCTACTTCCGCGTGGATGTATTCCTTTAA
- a CDS encoding MafI family immunity protein produces MYSQRILKLGAKFEGRLEAVFLAGALDYVKYNEESLALEIFCEHICEYDVALSVDEFKEIQELALDMGFELGNAPFKYLQALTKTEE; encoded by the coding sequence ATGTACTCGCAACGAATATTAAAGCTAGGTGCTAAATTTGAAGGGCGTTTGGAAGCGGTATTTCTGGCGGGGGCATTGGACTATGTCAAGTACAATGAAGAGAGCTTGGCGTTAGAGATTTTTTGTGAGCATATTTGTGAGTACGATGTAGCGCTGAGTGTTGATGAGTTTAAAGAGATTCAGGAGTTAGCATTGGATATGGGGTTTGAACTTGGAAATGCTCCTTTTAAATATTTGCAGGCGCTAACAAAGACTGAAGAGTAA
- a CDS encoding DUF899 domain-containing protein — protein MNVENHAVVSREEWLAARRQHLIHEKAFTRERDKLSAERRALPWVKIEKPYRFQGPNGELSLADLFGGRSQLIIYHFMFGPGWTEGCDGCSFLSDHIDGANQHLAHHDVAVVAVSRAPFAEFQPFKRRMGWAFDWVSSEGCDFNYDFGVSFKPEDTAAGKATYNYEKTDTTEGELPGLSVFYRNKAGDIFHTYSTYARGLDILVGTYNYLDLTPKGRNEDEIMDWVRHHDKYEEAKPHSCCHG, from the coding sequence ATGAACGTAGAAAATCATGCCGTCGTCTCGCGGGAAGAATGGCTCGCCGCCCGTCGCCAGCACCTGATCCACGAAAAAGCCTTCACCCGCGAACGCGACAAACTCAGCGCAGAACGCCGCGCCCTGCCCTGGGTAAAAATCGAAAAACCCTACCGTTTCCAGGGCCCCAACGGCGAACTGAGCCTGGCCGACCTGTTCGGCGGCCGCAGCCAACTGATCATCTACCACTTCATGTTCGGCCCCGGCTGGACAGAAGGCTGTGATGGCTGCTCATTCCTGTCCGACCACATCGACGGCGCCAACCAACACCTGGCCCACCACGACGTCGCCGTGGTCGCCGTCTCCCGCGCGCCGTTCGCCGAGTTCCAGCCGTTCAAACGTCGCATGGGCTGGGCCTTCGACTGGGTCTCGTCAGAAGGCTGCGACTTCAACTACGACTTCGGCGTCAGCTTCAAACCCGAAGACACCGCCGCCGGAAAAGCCACCTACAACTACGAAAAAACCGACACCACCGAAGGCGAACTCCCCGGCCTAAGCGTCTTCTATCGCAACAAAGCCGGCGACATCTTCCACACCTACTCCACCTACGCCCGCGGCCTCGACATCCTGGTCGGCACCTACAACTACCTGGATCTCACGCCCAAGGGCCGCAACGAAGACGAAATCATGGACTGGGTGCGGCATCACGATAAATACGAAGAGGCCAAGCCTCATAGCTGCTGCCATGGCTGA
- a CDS encoding transcriptional regulator, translating into MTTYNWDLIERLLHEVQNGAGHSFTPRPYAEQYAAEKAAAGEPIENLDHLKAVAGEYEKLLLERNYIEPRPEEEGGNGENFVLTPRGSRLLSLIDSSIPGNDHPRQVLDEQEDALDEFTFDEVASKAQIA; encoded by the coding sequence ATGACGACTTATAACTGGGACTTGATCGAACGGTTGTTGCACGAAGTGCAAAACGGCGCCGGCCACAGCTTTACCCCTCGGCCTTATGCGGAGCAGTACGCGGCAGAGAAGGCAGCCGCAGGCGAGCCGATCGAGAACCTCGATCATCTGAAAGCGGTCGCCGGGGAGTACGAAAAGCTGCTGTTGGAGCGTAACTATATCGAGCCTCGGCCGGAGGAAGAGGGCGGTAACGGCGAGAACTTTGTGCTGACGCCCCGTGGCTCGCGGTTGTTGAGCCTGATCGACAGCAGCATCCCGGGCAATGATCATCCGCGCCAGGTGCTGGATGAGCAGGAAGATGCGCTGGATGAGTTTACTTTTGATGAGGTGGCTTCGAAGGCGCAGATTGCCTGA
- a CDS encoding DUF6279 family lipoprotein, which produces MSRWFTRIALLMALLLTVTACSRVGLAYRNLDLIIPWTLNDYLDINGEQKDWFNDRLNEHLNWHCTTQLPGYLDWLDRLKNMVQTNQVTDQALQQRTREAKAAIAETAREITPSAIELLQGLNDDQVADMDAAFVKDQRKRQQQYLKPTLQQQIQERSERMEKRLNDWLGPLSETQRQRVQAWSRALGDQNQQWIANRAHWQNQFSEAVAQRHSPDFPKRIEQLLVDRESLWTPAYRQAFDKTEAQARSLLVDVMADSTPTQREHLLRKIDRVKKDFSDLKCLKAARS; this is translated from the coding sequence ATGTCGCGCTGGTTCACCCGCATCGCCCTCCTCATGGCCCTGCTGCTCACCGTCACCGCCTGCAGCCGCGTGGGCCTGGCCTACCGCAACCTCGACCTGATCATCCCCTGGACGCTCAACGACTATCTGGACATCAATGGCGAGCAAAAGGACTGGTTCAACGACCGTCTCAATGAACACTTGAACTGGCATTGCACCACACAACTGCCCGGCTACCTTGACTGGCTGGACCGCTTGAAGAACATGGTGCAAACCAACCAGGTGACCGACCAGGCCCTGCAACAGCGTACCCGGGAAGCCAAGGCCGCCATCGCCGAAACCGCCCGGGAAATCACCCCGTCGGCCATCGAGTTATTGCAGGGGTTGAACGACGATCAGGTCGCGGACATGGACGCCGCGTTCGTCAAAGACCAACGCAAACGCCAGCAGCAATACCTCAAGCCGACGTTGCAGCAGCAAATCCAGGAGCGCAGCGAACGCATGGAGAAACGCCTGAACGACTGGCTCGGCCCGCTAAGCGAAACCCAGCGCCAACGCGTGCAGGCCTGGTCCCGAGCCTTGGGCGATCAAAACCAGCAATGGATCGCCAACCGCGCGCACTGGCAAAACCAGTTCAGCGAAGCTGTGGCCCAACGCCACAGCCCCGATTTCCCCAAGCGCATCGAGCAACTGCTGGTCGACCGCGAAAGCCTCTGGACCCCCGCCTACCGCCAGGCCTTCGACAAAACCGAAGCCCAGGCCCGCAGCCTGCTGGTGGACGTGATGGCCGACAGCACCCCGACGCAGCGCGAACATTTGCTGAGGAAAATCGACCGGGTGAAAAAGGATTTCAGTGATTTGAAGTGCCTGAAGGCAGCACGCTCATAA
- a CDS encoding TorF family putative porin encodes MRIPIVSLTLSLLACPLAHGQVFQGELGDFDLKLGTTPSRSMAQGLVTPSSTGSFHGGLDLSHDSGWYVGQWSPSVGLSPSSNLEVDSYMGFKQPFDQTLGYEIGLIHYSYPTLDTLDSQEFFGGLTVLGSRFGAAFSNDPDKQNSTLFADLGGNVPFGIGVSAKYTTHQYNSPVSVEDGYVGSFSDWSLKISRPWRGIDLDLIYSDSSLSGSRCSAYSGHNSECDGLLTLKMAHPFY; translated from the coding sequence ATGCGCATTCCCATTGTCTCCCTGACGCTCAGCCTGCTGGCCTGCCCTCTCGCCCATGGGCAGGTGTTTCAGGGCGAGCTCGGCGACTTCGACCTCAAACTCGGCACCACGCCCAGCCGCAGCATGGCCCAGGGCCTGGTCACGCCGTCAAGCACCGGCTCGTTTCATGGCGGCCTGGACCTGAGCCACGACAGCGGCTGGTACGTGGGCCAGTGGTCGCCCAGCGTTGGCCTGAGCCCATCGAGCAATCTTGAAGTCGATTCCTACATGGGCTTCAAACAGCCCTTCGACCAGACCCTGGGTTACGAAATCGGCCTGATCCACTACAGCTACCCCACCCTCGACACGCTCGACAGCCAGGAATTCTTCGGTGGCCTGACCGTACTGGGCAGCCGTTTCGGCGCGGCCTTCAGCAACGACCCGGATAAACAGAACAGCACCTTGTTTGCCGACCTGGGCGGCAACGTGCCGTTTGGCATTGGCGTCAGCGCCAAATACACCACCCACCAGTACAACTCACCGGTGTCGGTGGAGGACGGTTATGTAGGCAGTTTCAGTGACTGGTCGTTGAAAATTTCCCGCCCCTGGAGAGGCATCGACCTGGACCTGATCTACAGCGACTCCAGCCTGAGCGGCAGCCGTTGCTCGGCGTACTCCGGCCACAACAGCGAATGCGACGGCCTGCTGACCCTCAAGATGGCCCACCCTTTTTACTAA
- a CDS encoding CvfB family protein translates to MALVGRYNSLQVVKHTHFGLYLDGGADGEILLPNRYIPKDIPSEDEDWLNVFIYLDSDDKLIATTEKPKVQVGEFASLKVVEVNSIGVFLDWGLPKDLLLPYSEEKRQMTAGEYCVVHVYLDKHTRRITATARLDRYLDKTPANYTPGQEVDLLVAEATDMGFKAIINNKHWGLIHKNEIFKFMRAGKQEKGFIKEIRPDGKISLSLQPVGQEAATSLNAKILAKLRENNGTLPVSDKSDPVLISSLFGVSKGNFKKAIGALYKNGQIVIHADRIELS, encoded by the coding sequence ATGGCTTTAGTCGGGCGCTACAACAGTTTGCAAGTGGTTAAACACACTCACTTCGGTTTATATCTGGACGGCGGTGCGGACGGCGAAATTCTGCTGCCCAATCGTTATATCCCCAAGGATATTCCCAGCGAAGATGAAGACTGGCTCAATGTTTTTATTTATCTGGACAGCGACGACAAACTGATCGCTACCACGGAAAAACCCAAGGTTCAGGTCGGAGAGTTTGCCAGCCTGAAAGTGGTTGAAGTCAACAGCATCGGTGTATTCCTGGACTGGGGCCTGCCCAAGGACTTGCTGCTGCCGTATTCCGAAGAAAAGCGCCAGATGACCGCCGGCGAATATTGCGTGGTGCACGTCTACCTCGACAAGCACACCCGCCGCATCACCGCCACGGCGCGCCTGGACCGTTATCTGGACAAGACCCCGGCCAACTACACGCCGGGGCAGGAAGTCGATTTGCTGGTCGCCGAAGCCACCGACATGGGCTTCAAGGCGATCATCAATAACAAGCACTGGGGCCTGATTCACAAGAACGAAATCTTCAAGTTCATGCGCGCCGGCAAGCAGGAAAAAGGTTTCATCAAGGAAATCCGCCCGGACGGCAAGATCAGCTTGAGTTTGCAACCGGTGGGTCAGGAAGCGGCGACCAGCCTCAATGCCAAGATCCTCGCCAAGTTGCGCGAAAACAACGGCACGCTGCCGGTCAGCGACAAGAGCGACCCGGTGCTGATCAGCAGCCTGTTTGGTGTCAGCAAGGGCAACTTCAAGAAAGCCATTGGTGCGCTCTACAAGAATGGGCAAATTGTCATTCATGCTGATCGGATTGAGTTGAGCTGA
- a CDS encoding NCS1 family nucleobase:cation symporter-1 — protein MSEQLPNGYSPRLYNEDLGPLPQKWNWYNIFAFWMSDVHSVGGYVFAASLFALGLASWQVLIALLCGICIVQLIANLVAKPSQQAAVPYPVICRLAFGVFGANIPAVIRGLIAVAWYGIQTYLASSALIIVVLRFFPSMEVYASPQFAGLSYLGWFGFLSLWFVQALVFWAGMESIRRFIDWAGPVVYAVMFLLAGWIVWKAGWSNINFTLAEKSLSGWQAFGQVIVATALVVSYFSGPTLNFGDFSRYCRSMSDVRRGNFWGLPVNFLAFSLVTVVIVSGTLPVFGEMLHDPIATVARIDNDVAVLLGAFAFVTATIGINIVANFVSPAFDFANVAPSKISWRAGGMIAAIASIFITPWNLFNNPEVIHYTLDVLAAFIGPLFGILLVDYYLIKKQQIDVDALFNDGPSGRYYYSGGINWTAVKALVPATLMGVAITFTPMLQPMANFAWFTGCFLGGVLYFALARRDSTVHLSPSLGQA, from the coding sequence ATGTCCGAGCAACTGCCCAACGGCTACAGCCCTCGTCTCTATAACGAAGACCTGGGTCCGCTGCCGCAGAAATGGAACTGGTACAACATTTTCGCGTTTTGGATGAGTGATGTGCACAGTGTCGGCGGTTATGTGTTCGCTGCCAGCCTGTTCGCGTTGGGGCTGGCGAGTTGGCAGGTGTTGATTGCGTTGCTCTGCGGCATCTGCATCGTGCAGTTGATCGCCAACCTGGTTGCCAAGCCGAGCCAGCAAGCGGCGGTGCCGTATCCGGTGATCTGTCGCCTGGCGTTTGGGGTATTCGGGGCGAATATTCCTGCGGTGATCCGCGGCTTGATCGCGGTGGCGTGGTACGGCATTCAGACGTACCTGGCTTCCAGCGCGCTGATCATTGTGGTGCTGCGGTTTTTTCCTTCCATGGAAGTCTATGCCTCGCCGCAATTTGCCGGATTGTCCTACTTGGGCTGGTTCGGTTTCCTCAGCTTGTGGTTCGTCCAGGCGCTGGTGTTCTGGGCCGGTATGGAGTCGATCCGTCGCTTTATCGACTGGGCCGGACCGGTGGTGTACGCCGTAATGTTCCTGTTGGCGGGTTGGATCGTATGGAAAGCCGGCTGGAGCAACATCAATTTCACTCTGGCGGAGAAGTCCTTGTCCGGCTGGCAAGCGTTCGGTCAGGTGATCGTCGCGACGGCGTTGGTGGTGTCGTACTTCTCCGGTCCGACCCTCAATTTTGGTGATTTCAGTCGCTACTGCCGGAGCATGTCTGACGTGCGCCGTGGCAATTTCTGGGGGCTGCCGGTGAATTTCCTGGCGTTCTCCCTGGTGACCGTGGTGATTGTTTCCGGGACGTTGCCGGTGTTCGGCGAAATGCTCCATGACCCGATCGCCACCGTGGCGCGTATCGACAACGACGTGGCGGTGTTGCTGGGCGCCTTTGCCTTTGTGACTGCCACCATCGGCATCAATATTGTCGCCAATTTTGTATCCCCGGCGTTCGACTTCGCCAACGTCGCCCCCAGCAAGATCAGCTGGCGTGCCGGCGGCATGATTGCCGCGATTGCATCGATATTCATCACGCCGTGGAACCTGTTCAACAACCCCGAAGTGATTCACTACACCCTGGACGTGCTGGCAGCGTTCATCGGTCCGCTGTTCGGGATTCTGTTGGTGGATTACTACCTGATCAAAAAGCAGCAGATCGACGTCGATGCGCTGTTCAATGACGGGCCCAGCGGGCGCTATTACTACAGCGGCGGCATCAACTGGACGGCGGTCAAGGCGCTGGTGCCGGCGACGTTGATGGGCGTGGCGATTACCTTCACGCCGATGTTGCAACCGATGGCCAATTTCGCCTGGTTCACCGGTTGCTTCCTGGGCGGGGTGTTGTATTTCGCCTTGGCACGGCGTGACTCGACCGTGCACCTGAGCCCATCGCTCGGCCAGGCCTGA
- a CDS encoding MFS transporter, whose translation MSPLIRLLGSFIALMMAMGIGRFALTPQLPHLIGEGQIDLTAAGLIAAANYLGYFLGALDAMFARRPEQLRRRLIGGLWLCVLLTLASFWAWGFWPHLALRFGTGVASAWVLVMITALSQPLAAAAGRPRLGALVFAGPGLGIFLTGLLALGSNLLGQTSATLWLVYAGVALAMLLVILPILPQPAAAATATAPVSASPNRGIARLGVVYALYGLGYIIPATFLSQMASAQFHGQWQADLFWPCFGLAAATGVLLVSLRRPNPNTTGRWLIGTLWLQAAGVFACLLGSGPGLALGVILCGAPFLACMQLVMLRSRELAPHATQRNAGLLTACFALGQLSGPLLAASSSHFSGGLQPALIIAGSGLLLAGGLLLRPASGGTVSPCAQTALR comes from the coding sequence TCTGATTCGCCTGCTCGGCAGTTTCATCGCCCTGATGATGGCCATGGGCATTGGTCGCTTCGCCTTAACGCCGCAGTTACCTCATTTAATCGGCGAAGGTCAGATCGACTTGACCGCCGCCGGTCTGATTGCCGCGGCCAACTACCTGGGTTACTTCCTCGGCGCGCTGGACGCCATGTTCGCCCGCCGTCCGGAACAGTTGCGGCGGCGTTTGATCGGGGGCCTGTGGCTGTGCGTGCTGCTGACCCTGGCTTCGTTCTGGGCCTGGGGCTTCTGGCCACACTTGGCACTGCGCTTTGGTACCGGAGTGGCAAGCGCCTGGGTGTTGGTGATGATCACCGCCCTGAGCCAACCCTTGGCTGCGGCGGCGGGACGGCCACGGCTCGGCGCCCTGGTGTTTGCCGGCCCAGGGTTGGGGATTTTTCTGACCGGTTTGCTCGCCTTGGGCTCGAACCTGCTCGGCCAGACCTCCGCGACCCTGTGGCTTGTGTATGCCGGCGTGGCATTGGCGATGCTGCTGGTGATTCTGCCGATTCTGCCGCAACCCGCCGCAGCCGCGACCGCTACAGCGCCCGTCAGCGCCTCGCCGAACCGTGGCATCGCTCGACTTGGCGTGGTGTATGCCCTGTACGGCTTGGGCTACATCATTCCCGCCACCTTCCTGTCGCAGATGGCCTCGGCGCAGTTCCACGGGCAATGGCAAGCAGACCTGTTCTGGCCCTGCTTCGGTCTGGCCGCCGCCACTGGCGTGTTGCTGGTCAGCTTGCGTCGTCCCAACCCGAACACCACCGGTCGCTGGCTGATCGGTACACTCTGGCTGCAAGCCGCCGGAGTATTCGCCTGCCTGCTGGGCAGCGGGCCGGGGCTGGCGCTGGGCGTAATCCTGTGTGGAGCACCATTCCTGGCCTGCATGCAACTGGTAATGCTGCGTTCCCGGGAACTGGCACCCCACGCCACCCAGCGCAACGCGGGCCTGTTGACCGCCTGCTTTGCCTTGGGCCAGCTCAGCGGGCCATTGCTGGCGGCGTCGAGCAGCCACTTCAGCGGTGGCTTGCAACCGGCGCTGATCATTGCCGGCAGTGGCCTGCTGCTGGCCGGCGGGCTGTTACTGCGGCCCGCCAGCGGGGGTACGGTGAGCCCTTGCGCCCAGACCGCCCTGCGTTAA